The Ascaphus truei isolate aAscTru1 chromosome 11, aAscTru1.hap1, whole genome shotgun sequence genome includes a window with the following:
- the LOC142462924 gene encoding taste receptor type 2 member 40-like, with the protein MQPWILILLITISIIPCIAGTIFNSCIMAVSYRNWRKDISLNQCDLILLSMGLSNLALLCILNAELLLYLFPSHLRFYREIYSSLISLQLFLIFLSFWLTAWLCVYYCIKISNFMHRLFFRVKLWVSSVLQKLLLMSAVGSFIISVPSLWTCRKIDPQENSTYSLIANCSAVSETSALYISNIVILAVLGCCLPILLSFISIGLTLTSLWGHVWRMKQKTSDFSIPRLQVHSRAARTMILLVVLSMYFCITELWLLFFPFRPEDIFMNLCWYSLLCYPTAQAIILIQGNSKLRRVCQGILHCINPVRAACHTVG; encoded by the coding sequence ATGCAGCCTTGGATTCTTATATTGCTGATAACCATCAGTATAATTCCCTGCATAGCAGGCACCATCTTCAACTCGTGTATCATGGCTGTGAGCTACAGAAACTGGAGAAAAGATATCAGCCTGAATCAGTGTGATCTAATCCTACTTAGTATGGGACTGTCTAATTTAGCCCTGCTGTGTATACTGAATGCAGAGTTGTTACTTTACCTGTTCCCATCTCACCTCCGGTTCTACAGAGAGATCTACTCATCTCTGATTTCTCTTCAGCTTTTCCTAATATTCTTAAGTTTCTGGCTCACTGCCTGGCTCTGTGTCTACTACTGCATCAAAATTTCCAACTTCATGCATCGTCTCTTCTTCCGAGTGAAGCTATGGGTTTCTTCTGTGTTGCAGAAGCTGCTGCTGATGTCAGCCGTGGGATCCTTCATTATAAGTGTCCCATCACTGTGGACTTGCCGAAAAATAGATCCCCAGGAAAACAGCACTTACAGTCTCATAGCCAACTGCAGCGCGGTCAGTGAAACATCTGCTTTATATATCTCTAACATAGTCATTCTGGCCGTGCTAGGATGCTGTTTGCCCATTCTGCTATCATTCATTTCTATTGGGCTCACACTGACTTCTCTCTGGGGACACGTCTGGAGGATGAAGCAGAAGACATCAGACTTCAGCATTCCCCGGTTACAGGTTCATTCCAGAGCAGCCAGGACCATGATACTGCTTGTTGTCCTCTCCATGTATTTCTGCATTACAGAACTCTGGCTCCTCTTCTTTCCCTTCAGACCAGAAGACATTTTCATGAATCTCTGTTGGTACTCTCTCCTGTGCTACCCCACAGCACAAGCCATCATTCTAATCCAGGGGAACTCCAAGTTAAGGAGAGTGTGTCAGGGGATCCTACACTGCATTAACCCTGTGAGAGCTGCATGCCATACTGTAGGGTGA